The following are encoded together in the Misgurnus anguillicaudatus chromosome 14, ASM2758022v2, whole genome shotgun sequence genome:
- the slc11a2 gene encoding natural resistance-associated macrophage protein 2 — protein MKTEGDGEFLEENPPFQNGVTPTDSDVSPIQYEEPVSTYFEEKVPIPEDDVTKMFSFRKLWAFTGPGFLMSIAYLDPGNIESDLQSGAKAGFKLLWVLLGATIIGCLLQRLAARLGVVTGMHLAEVCNKYYPTIPRIILWLMVELAIIGSDMQEVIGCAIAFNLLSVGRIPLWAGVLITIIDTFVFLFLDKYGLRKLEAFFGFLITVMGLSFGYEYVRVGPDQGEVLKGMFMPYCSGCGPVQLKQAVGIVGAVIMPHNIYLHSALVKSREINRANKKEVKEANKYFFIESSIALFVSFLINVFVVAVFAEAFYGKTNMQVSETCNKTGSPHTDLFPLNNETLEVDIYKGGIVLGCFFGPVALYIWAIGILAAGQSSTMTGTYSGQFVMEGFLNLRWSRFARVLLTRSIAILPTLLVAVFEDVQHLTGMNDFLNVLQSIQLPFALIPILTVTSMTSLMSDFANGLVWKIGGGLLILLVCAINMYFVVVYVTALNSTILYVLSAFLSIAYLCFVIYLLWHCLIALGVPRLNICGWSQQSPSILIEEQEESDT, from the exons ATGAAGACTGAAGGCGATGGAGAATTCCTGGAAG agaACCCACCTTTTCAGAATGGAGTCACCCCGACAGACAGTGACGTGTCTCCCATACAGTACGAGGAACCCGTCTCCACATATTTTGAGGAGAAGGTTCCCATCCCAGAGGATGATGTCACAAAG ATGTTTAGCTTTCGTAAACTTTGGGCATTCACTGGACCAGGTTTTCTGATGAGCATTGCCTATCTGGACCCTGGAAACATCGAGTCAGATCTTCAGTCTGGGGCCAAAGCCGGATTCAAG CTGCTCTGGGTGCTCTTGGGAGCGACTATCATTGGGTGTCTGCTGCAGCGATTGGCCGCTCGCCTTGGTGTCGTAACAGGGATGCACCTGGCTGAAGTTTGCAACAAATATTATCCAACA ATACCGCGGATCATCCTGTGGCTGATGGTAGAGTTGGCCATCATCGGCTCTGATATGCAGGAGGTCATCGGCTGTGCCATTGCCTTTAACCTGCTCTCTGTCGGCAG GATTCCATTATGGGCCGGAGTGCTGATAACAATTATCGACACTTTTGTGTTCCTGTTTTTGGACAAATACG gtttgaGGAAGCTTGAGGCCTTCTTTGGGTTCCTCATCACCGTCATGGGTCTCAGCTTTGGCTATGAG TATGTGCGGGTGGGTCCAGACCAGGGTGAGGTACTGAAGGGCATGTTTATGCCGTACTGTAGCGGCTGTGGACCTGTGCAGCTTAAACAAGCTGTGGGTATTGTTGGAGCAGTTATCATGCCTCATAACATCTATCTACATTCTGCTCTTGTTAAG TCGCGGGAAATAAACCGAGCCAACAAGAAAGAGGTGAAGGAGGCAAACAAGTACTTCTTCATTGAGTCCTCAATCGCTCTCTTTGTTTCATTTCTCATCAATGTATTTGTGGTGGCTGTCTTTGCTGAGGCCTTTTATGGCAAGACAAACATGCAAGTG AGCGAGACGTGTAATAAAACTGGAAGTCCACACACTGATCTCTTCCCACTTAACAATGAAACGCTTGAAGTCGACATCTACAAAGGG GGTATAGTCCTGGGCTGTTTCTTTGGCCCAGTTGCGCTTTATATTTGGGCCATTGGGATCCTTGCAGCTGGACAGAGTTCAACCATGACAGGAACATACTCTGGTCAGTTTGTCATGGAG GGTTTCCTAAACCTCCGTTGGTCTCGCTTTGCTCGGGTGTTGTTGACCCGATCCATCGCTATCTTGCCAACTCTTCTGGTTGCCGTCTTTGAGGATGTCCAGCATTTAACTGGCATGAATGATTTCCTCAATGTACTACAAAGCATTCAG ttgcCGTTTGCTCTGATCCCAATTCTGACCGTGACCAGCATGACTTCATTAATGAGTGATTTTGCCAATGGACTCGTG TGGAAGATTGGTGGTGGTCTGCTCATCTTGTTGGTGTGTGCTATCAACATGTACTTTGTGGTGGTCTATGTGACTGCTCTGAACAGCACCATTCTCTACGTCCTTTCTGCATTCCTCTCCATCGCTTATCTGTGCTTTGTTATCTACCTG CTTTGGCACTGTCTCATTGCTCTTGGTGTGCCCCGTCTGAACATCTGCGGCTGGTCTCAGCAATCACCATCAATTCTCATTGAAGAACAAGAAGAGTCTGATACATGA